TATCAGTTCAACGAGTTTTCGGTGCCGACCGAGCAGTTCCGCGTCACCGATTCCTCGCTCTGGGAAATCCGTGTGGGTTTGCGTTACGAATTCTGAACCAGCGGAAGCCGGAAACATCGGGCTGGCCCGCAAGGGTCGGCCTTTTTCGTGGGCGCGACCGCGATGTGGCCTGATAAGATAGGCGCATGGGTACTTTCATCGTCACATTCGCGGTTCTTCTTCTGGCATTCGGCGGGCTCGCCATCGGTTTGCTGCACGGCAAGCCGATCAAGGGCAGTTGCGGCGGTCTGTCGACAATGACCGGCGACCGCTGCGACGTCTGCGGCGGCCAGCCCGAGAAGTGTGAAGAGGCTTCCGGGCGGTAATCACCCGGCACTACAACGAATAGCGCCGTCCTCGCGACGGATGGAGTTGGGGAGATGGCCACATTGCAGAACGTCACGGCCAGGGACTTCATGTCGGCCAATCTCGTCAGTTTCTCGGCAGACATGGACGTGCTGACAGCAATCCAGCTGCTGCTGGAAAAAGGCTGTTCCGCCGGTCCGGTGTTCGATCGGCTCGGCAATCTCGTCGGCATCCTGTCCGAAAAGGACTGCATCCAGGTCGCACTCAATGCCGGATATCACGGCGAATGGGGCGGCAAGGTCTCGCAGTTCATGTCCACCAGCGTGATCACCGTGGATGCCGACGACAGTATTCTCGATGTCGCGCGGCGTTTCGCCGGATCACCGTTCAAGCTTTACCCGGTGGTTGGCGACAACCGTGTCATCGGCCACATCACGCGTAGCCACGTGCTGCGCGCCATAGACTCGATGCGCGGCAAGTATCCGGTTTGAGCGGATCCGGGCTGCGGGTCGTCTGAGCGGTGCCCGCGCGCCGCCCGTCGTCGCTGCCCGAATCCGGCATGCCAGCGAAACCGGAGTGGCGCAGCCTTGGCAGGCTGTGGCCCTATCTGCGCGAATTTCCGCTGCGTGTCGGTATTGCGCTGAGCCTGCTCGTCGCCGCCAAGCTGGCCGGCGTGAGCCTGCCGATGGTCATGAAGCATCTGGTCGATGCGCTCGACACCGAGGGTGCGGCGGTGGTCGCAATTCCGTTGCTGCTGCTGTTGTTCTATGGCGTGCTGCGGCTGATCGTGGTGCTGTTCTCCGAGCTGCGTGACGTCATCTTTGGCCGCGTCGCCGAGCGCGCGATGCGCCGTGCCGCATTGGAAGTGTTCCGCCACTTGCATCGTCTGGACCTGGGCTATCACCTGTCGCGCCAGACCGGTGGCTTGTCACGCGACATCGAGCGTGGCGTTTCGGGCATCAGCTTTCTGCTGCGTTTCCTCACTTTCAACATCGTGCCGACCTTGTTCGAGATGCTGCTCGTGGCCGGGATCCTGTTGGTCCAGTACGGCTGGGTCTATGCCCTAATCGTGCTCGGCGCCGTCAGCTTGTACGTACTGTTCTCGGTGGTGGTGACCGAATGGCGCACGCGCTTCGTGCGTACCGCCAATCAGCTGGATTCGCAGGCCAATACGCGCGCCATCGATTCGCTGCTGAACTACGAAACCGTGAAGCTGTTCGTCAACGAGGACTACGAGGCGCGCGAGTACGACCGGGCACTGGCGGACTGGGAACGCGCGCAGCGCCGCAACCGCAAATCGCTGGCGACGCTCAATATCGGCCAGGCCATCATCATTGCCGGTTCGGTCACCGGCATCATGGTGTTGGCCTCGGCGCAGGTGGCGGCCGGCGACATGACGATCGGCGATTTCGTAGCGATCAATGCCTATATGACGCAGTTGTTCATCCCGCTGAATGTGCTCGGCTTCGTCTATCGGGAAATCCGCCGTGCCCTGACCGACATGCAGCGCATGCTGGCGATGCTGGACGTAGCGCCGGCGGTGGTCGACGAACCCGGCGCGCGGACCCTGGCCGTGCGTACGGCAGCCGTGCGCTTCGAGCAGGTGGGCTTCGCCTACGACGCAAGTCGGCCGATACTGCGCGAGCTGAGTTTCGAGATTCCGGCAGGTCGGACCGTGGCCGTGGTCGGGCCCAGCGGCGCCGGAAAATCCACCCTGGCGCGCCTGTTGTTCCGATTCTACAACCCGGACCGGGGACGAATTCTCGTGGGCGGGCGCGACATCACCGACTACACGCAGAACAGCCTGCGCACGCATATCGGCGTGGTGCCGCAGGACACCGTGCTGTTCAATGACAGCCTGGCCTACAACATCGGCTACGGCCGGCCGGGCGCCTCGCGCGAGGATATCGAACGCGTGGTGCGGCTGGCGCATCTGGACGGTTTCGTCGCGCAACTGCCGGATGGCCTCGATACGCAGGTCGGCGAACGCGGCCTGAAGCTCTCGGGCGGAGAAAAGCAGCGCGTAAGCATCGCAAGGGCGCTGCTCAAGGATCCGCCGATCATGATCTTCGACGAGGCCACATCCTCGCTGGACACCGAATCCGAGCGGGCGATTCTGGGCGCACTGGCGGAAGCGGCGCGGCAGCGGACCACGCTGGTGATTGCACACAGGCTGTCGACCGTGGTCGACGCCGACCAGATCATCGTGTTGCGCCACGGCCTCATCGTTGAACGGGGCTCGCACACGGAACTGCTCGAAGCCGGCGGAGACTACGCGCACTTGTGGAATCTGCAACGTCGCGAACTGGCGACCGTCGTCGCTGATCCGGCCGAGGTCTGAACCGGAGTCGACTGCGTGGCCCGGTACGCCCGGTTCTCGCTATAGTGCCAGCGGAGGTCCTCCGGCTGGGCCGGTGAGCATGCAGGCTCACTATTCATATTCCTGCCGGCGACCACGAGCGATGATGTGACGATTGCCTGGAGGAGGCAGGCTGGCATGCGCCGGCCCATGCGATGCAGCAAACCAGCCTGAAGCAGAAATTGACCGACCGATTCGTCAGCGCCGAGATCCAGGGTTTGCTGGCGCGTGTACCGAAGCCGCTCGGTAGCTTCGGCTATGACCCCTGGGGCTACAACGAAGACGCGATCAAGTTCGCCGTGCCGCCGGTGCGCTGGCTCTACGAGCGCTATTTCCGCGTAGTCGCCCACGGACTGGAGAACATTCCGTCCGAAGGCCGCGTTCTGATCGTACCGAACCATTCGGGGCAGCTGCCGATGGATGGCCTGATGATCGGCTACGCGATGCTGACCAATCCGCACGGCCCGCGCGCCGGGCGCGCCATGATCGAACGTTTCTTCCCGACGGTGCCGTGGCTCGGCAACTGGCTCAATGCGATCGGTGGCGTGATCGGCGATCCGGTCAATTGCGGGCGCATGCTCGACCGCGAAGAGGCCGTTGTGGTCTTTCCTGAAGGCATACGCGGCAGCGGCAAGCTTTATCGTGATCGTTACAAGTTGCAGCGGTTCGGCAACGGATTCATGCATCTGGCCTTGCAGCACAACGTTCCGATCGTGCCGGTCGGCGTGGTTGGCTGCGAGGAAACCATGCCGTCGCTGTTCAATATCTCGCCGCTGGCGCGTCTGCTCGGGGTGCCCTATGTGCCGATCGCGCCGCCGCTGCCGCTGCCGGCGCGCGTGATCCTCAACTTCGGCGAGCCGATGCGCTTCGAGTGTCCCGTGCAAAGCGAGGATGAAGTGCTGGCGCGGGTCGACATGGTCAAGAAGGCAATCGGGGGCTTGATACGCAAGGGTCTGAAGGAACGGAAGAAGGTCTTTTAGCATGCCGCCCCCCAAGAGAAAGACGGTTCTGGTGACCGGCGCCGCCGGTGCGCTCGCCAAGCGGGTGATCGCCCGGCTTCACGAGCGCCACAACGTCGTGGCTGTGGACTTTCGCCGTCGCGTCGAGACCGACGAAGGAATTCCTTCGTACAAGGTGGCCACACATACGCGCGGCTTCGAGGACATTTTTCGGCGCCACCAGTTCGACGCCGTGCTGCACATCGGCCGCATGTTCGCGCATGAATCCGATCGCCTGCGCCGTTACAACACCAATGTACTCGGTGCGAAGCGCCTGCTCGACCTGTGCTGCAAGTACAAGGTTTCCCAGGTCGTCATGCATTCCACGTATTTCGTCTACGGCGCCAGTCCCTACAATCCGGCTTTGTTGTCGGAAGAGGCGCCACTCAAGGCCTCCGAGGTGACCCAGGATCTGGTGGATTCGGTCGAACTCGAAAGCCTCGCGCAGATCTATCTGTGGAAGCATCGCAAGCTGCACATGACGATCCTGCGGCCATGCAATGTGCTCGGTCCGGGCGTCAAGAACAGCATGTCGCTGCTGTTGTCGAGACCGCTGGCACCGGTGCTGACGGGGTTTTCTCCGATGATGCAGTTCGTCCATGTGGAGGACATGGCGGAGGCGATGGTGCTGGCTTTCGAGAGGAACCGGCCCGGCATCTACAACGTGGCGCCCGAAGACTGGGTGCCCTATCAGGAGGCCGTCGTGCAGGCAGGGTGCCGCAAGTTGTCGGTGCCCTCGGTGCCGCCAATGCTACCCAAGGCGATCAGTGGTCTGCTCAACTGGAACGCCTTCTTTCCGCCTTATCTGATCAACTATTTCAAATATCCGGTGATCATCGATGGGCATGCCTTCCGCGATACCTTCGGCTGGTCCCCCAGGCACAGCCTGAGCGATATCTTTTCGTACTATCGCAAGCAAAAGGCGATTTCGCCGCACTAGCGGTGGCTCCGCCCGCCCGGCGCGTCGCTACAATTGAAGCGGGAGAGCGGCGGCCTGCCTGGCACGGGATTCATTTTTCAGGGTGCCTCTGCCGCATGGCCGCTAGACGGCGCATCATCCTGCGCGACGATGCGACACCCTCGTTTCAATAGAATTAATGGATTGTTAAGCAGATTAGTATTAATTTATGCAATACATATCGAGCGCCGCCTGCTGCGTTCGTTCATCCATATTTAAGGGCAGAACCATGAAGATCGATATCGGAATCAGCCAGGAACAGCGTCAGACCATCGCCAAGGGATTGAGCCGGGTGCTGGCCGACGAATACACGCTGTACCTCAAGACCCACAACTTTCACTGGAACGTGACCGGCCCGATGTTCAACACCCTGCATCAGATGTTCGAGGGTCAGTACACTGAATCTGCGGCGGCGGTCGACCAGATTGCCGAGCGCATTCGCGCGCTTGGCTATCCCGCGCCCGGTTCCTACAAGCAGTACGCCGAACTCTCGCAGATCGAGGAAGAACCGGGCGTACCGGAGTGGAAGGACATGGTGGTCCAGCTCGTCAGCGGTCATGAAACCGTTGCGCGGACCGCTCGCGAGGTGTTCCAGCAGGCCGAGCAGGCCGACGACGAAGCCACGGCCGATCTGCTGACACAGCGCATGCAATTGCACGAGAAGACCGCATGGATGCTGCGCAGTCTGCTCGAGTAACCGATATGGGTGATTGCTGTGTCCCGCGACGCGGGGCACAGTTGCGCCCGCCGAACGGCGGCAGAATTGTCTGCAGCCGTTCAGATTGAGAGGGCGAGGCGCCATGTTTACAGTAGCTACGCGACGTCCGGTTCTTTCGGTGCGACGCCTTCGAGTTCACTATCCGCTAAAGCGGGGGCGTGTTTGGCCCTTGTTCGGGCCGTCCGGCGTGATCAAGGCGGTCGACGACATGCATTTCGACCTCCACGCCGGCGAGACTCTCGGTATTGTCGGTGAATCCGGTTGCGGCAAGTCCACGCTGGCGCGCGCTCTGGTCGGGCTCGAGACGCCGACGGGCGGGCAGATCAGTATCGACGGTCACAACGTCACCGGTTACAGCGACGCCGACTGGCGGCCGCTGCGCCGCGAGGTCCAAATCGTTTTCCAGGACCCGCTGGCGAGCCTCAATCCGCGCATGAGCATTGCACAGTGCATCGCCGAACCGCTGAAGACGCTCTGTCCCGAGGTGGGGGCCAACGAGCGCAGCGCCCGCGTGCTCGAAATGATGCAGCGTGTCGGTCTGGATGCGGAGCTGAAGGATCGTTATCCGCATGAAATCTCGGGCGGTCAGTGCCAGCGCGTCGGTATTGCGCGCGCCCTGGTGGTCCGCCCCAAGGTATTGATCTGTGACGAGCCGGTGAGTGCGCTGGATGTTTCGGTGCAGGCCCAGATCGTCCATCTGCTGGTGGACCTGCAGCGCGAGTACGGACTGGCGATGTTGTTCATCTCCCACGACCTGGCGGTGGTGCGCCAGCTCAGCCATCGGGTGATGGTGATGTATCTGGGCAAGGTCATGGAGCAGTCGGCGCGCGATGCACTGTTCGAAGCGCCGCAGCATCCGTACACGCGGGCCTTGCTGTCGGCCGTGCCGGACTTCGAGGCGCTGCTGCCGGGCGCACGCGTGGAACTGACCGGCGAG
The DNA window shown above is from Gammaproteobacteria bacterium and carries:
- the nqrM gene encoding (Na+)-NQR maturation NqrM, with the protein product MGTFIVTFAVLLLAFGGLAIGLLHGKPIKGSCGGLSTMTGDRCDVCGGQPEKCEEASGR
- a CDS encoding CBS domain-containing protein, whose product is MATLQNVTARDFMSANLVSFSADMDVLTAIQLLLEKGCSAGPVFDRLGNLVGILSEKDCIQVALNAGYHGEWGGKVSQFMSTSVITVDADDSILDVARRFAGSPFKLYPVVGDNRVIGHITRSHVLRAIDSMRGKYPV
- a CDS encoding ABC transporter ATP-binding protein/permease; the encoded protein is MPAKPEWRSLGRLWPYLREFPLRVGIALSLLVAAKLAGVSLPMVMKHLVDALDTEGAAVVAIPLLLLLFYGVLRLIVVLFSELRDVIFGRVAERAMRRAALEVFRHLHRLDLGYHLSRQTGGLSRDIERGVSGISFLLRFLTFNIVPTLFEMLLVAGILLVQYGWVYALIVLGAVSLYVLFSVVVTEWRTRFVRTANQLDSQANTRAIDSLLNYETVKLFVNEDYEAREYDRALADWERAQRRNRKSLATLNIGQAIIIAGSVTGIMVLASAQVAAGDMTIGDFVAINAYMTQLFIPLNVLGFVYREIRRALTDMQRMLAMLDVAPAVVDEPGARTLAVRTAAVRFEQVGFAYDASRPILRELSFEIPAGRTVAVVGPSGAGKSTLARLLFRFYNPDRGRILVGGRDITDYTQNSLRTHIGVVPQDTVLFNDSLAYNIGYGRPGASREDIERVVRLAHLDGFVAQLPDGLDTQVGERGLKLSGGEKQRVSIARALLKDPPIMIFDEATSSLDTESERAILGALAEAARQRTTLVIAHRLSTVVDADQIIVLRHGLIVERGSHTELLEAGGDYAHLWNLQRRELATVVADPAEV
- a CDS encoding 1-acyl-sn-glycerol-3-phosphate acyltransferase — protein: MQQTSLKQKLTDRFVSAEIQGLLARVPKPLGSFGYDPWGYNEDAIKFAVPPVRWLYERYFRVVAHGLENIPSEGRVLIVPNHSGQLPMDGLMIGYAMLTNPHGPRAGRAMIERFFPTVPWLGNWLNAIGGVIGDPVNCGRMLDREEAVVVFPEGIRGSGKLYRDRYKLQRFGNGFMHLALQHNVPIVPVGVVGCEETMPSLFNISPLARLLGVPYVPIAPPLPLPARVILNFGEPMRFECPVQSEDEVLARVDMVKKAIGGLIRKGLKERKKVF
- a CDS encoding NAD-dependent epimerase/dehydratase family protein, with the protein product MPPPKRKTVLVTGAAGALAKRVIARLHERHNVVAVDFRRRVETDEGIPSYKVATHTRGFEDIFRRHQFDAVLHIGRMFAHESDRLRRYNTNVLGAKRLLDLCCKYKVSQVVMHSTYFVYGASPYNPALLSEEAPLKASEVTQDLVDSVELESLAQIYLWKHRKLHMTILRPCNVLGPGVKNSMSLLLSRPLAPVLTGFSPMMQFVHVEDMAEAMVLAFERNRPGIYNVAPEDWVPYQEAVVQAGCRKLSVPSVPPMLPKAISGLLNWNAFFPPYLINYFKYPVIIDGHAFRDTFGWSPRHSLSDIFSYYRKQKAISPH
- a CDS encoding DNA starvation/stationary phase protection protein, which encodes MKIDIGISQEQRQTIAKGLSRVLADEYTLYLKTHNFHWNVTGPMFNTLHQMFEGQYTESAAAVDQIAERIRALGYPAPGSYKQYAELSQIEEEPGVPEWKDMVVQLVSGHETVARTAREVFQQAEQADDEATADLLTQRMQLHEKTAWMLRSLLE
- a CDS encoding ATP-binding cassette domain-containing protein translates to MFTVATRRPVLSVRRLRVHYPLKRGRVWPLFGPSGVIKAVDDMHFDLHAGETLGIVGESGCGKSTLARALVGLETPTGGQISIDGHNVTGYSDADWRPLRREVQIVFQDPLASLNPRMSIAQCIAEPLKTLCPEVGANERSARVLEMMQRVGLDAELKDRYPHEISGGQCQRVGIARALVVRPKVLICDEPVSALDVSVQAQIVHLLVDLQREYGLAMLFISHDLAVVRQLSHRVMVMYLGKVMEQSARDALFEAPQHPYTRALLSAVPDFEALLPGARVELTGEIPSPSNPPSGCVFRTRCPLVDHVCAQQVPVLRRVPSGGYSACHFAAYAESPMIPRTA